ttgggggccttgctcaagggcccaacggtggcagcttcatggtgctggggctcgaaccctgaTCAAAgacccacagccttaaccacttgagctttTCAACTCAGGTTCATATAATCTGATAAATTTCAAGACTGATCAGGTGACTTTGTATATTGTACCAATATGTAACAGAAAAGACACATCTGtccaatataaaaaaaatttgagCCGAATTACTGCTCTCTGGACAGGATGAGCTGGTTTTAAACAGAAGTGACAAATTGACATGTACTCATATTTACACATGTACTCAACTGGTATTTTTTGGTAAATAGTAGTAACAGTTGAAAAcaaatagatattttatttttaatcaatttttaGGAGAAGAATATAAAATATGGCTAAAAGCTATAACCTGACTTGTATGTATATTGATAAAGAGGCTTGAATTTCTGTTGAACAGGTTATGTAAAATATGACTTCATGAGTAAACTGTTAGCTGAACTTCATTGTAATTATGACCCAACATGACATActgggtgcacacacacacacacacccctaaggCAGAGTTCACATTCTGATGGATGACACTCATCATAGACAGGATGACTGACGATATAATACTTTATtaaactcataaaaaaaaaaaggcttactttttcattttaaagtacaTTGTTCAAGGTACTtttatagaaaaagaaaaagaattatttaaaattcagATAAATTTCATCATTTCCAACAAAACACCGCAAACaccaaataaatatatacaaatatttataaataaatctataattTAAAACAAGTGTTCACATCTGTGAAACAGCGAAGTCGAGGCTGACAGCAGGCACAGTATTTGTAAAAACAGTTTTTTCCCCTCGAGGAGCTCTGAGTGCGAGGCGtttcacacacctacacacagcgtTATTAGAAATACAACATTAATGAAATCAAGCTCAAGTCTGTAGTCACTTTGGTTAATATGTGGAATGTTTGCCATTTGCCAATTGTGTGTTAAATATTCTACACTTGGAGCACATTTCAAGTGTTCTTCAATAACCTGTAGTTTGGTTCGAGTGCAGACAGACGAGCCTGACAGTCCTAACGCTCATCCTGTGCTGATCAGGCACAGAGCTCAGTAGGAGCCGTCAGGCTCTGTACAGCTGATTCTACACTGCTGGTGTGCTGCGCGAGCCCAAGCCTTCCTCTTCATGTGTTCCACCAGGCTATTGGTGTACTGCATCTTAACTAGAACCTGGGACGCACTCTTTGGCCAGTCAgaacacaaacatgaacttGTAAGCTCATGCATGTGGCTGCATTGAAGTGGTTTAGAGGGAATGGCTACGGGCATGGCGCTAGTTGCACGTGGCCTGTCTTGCTGTGCTCTGCTgggtgtctgtgtatctgtggaTAGTTTTGATGTTTGTATCGCTGCAAGTGGCCGTCATTCAAAATCGTCTTCGTATTTGTACTTGTCCAGGTCCAGGTCACAGTGAGGGTTAGCAAACTCAAACAAGTGCCTTTTCTCACTGCACAGGTCAAACTCACTGGAGATGCAGTCAATTGGAACCAGAGGATTCTCATAGCTGGAGAGAAGGGAACAGCAACTGATTACTCTCTCATTAATCCTGAACATGAGTAGTGCTGACTGACAAGTGCAGCTTTCACTCAACTGGATGAAACCAACACAGAAAATACATTTCACACACTGAACAGGTCACTTAAATCTGTTTCCAAGTAAAGAAGCTCGGATAAAACACGGCTACTTTTAACGTCAAGTTGGAACTACTCAAGTCAGTATGTGGAAAATGGATCACTGGAGGTTTGGGAACACGTGGAGCACCAGGGTGAAGAGAGTGGACAGGTCGATGAAAAGTCCCAGGAAACACCTAGCATTTTAAAGTGTATGGTGCCAAACAATACGTGTGATATTACACATACTAACCTGTAGtattgaaaaatatataaataaaaaagtaggcAGGGAAAGTCACATCAGCCTTGACATATCCTGATTAGAATACTTGATTGACACCTGCCTGCTACTTCACTCAAGCAAACAGTgaaaaggaacacagtgtgggcaAAAGAAGTGACATCAGCCTAGCCATAGAGTTGGAGAGGCTAACATTTATTCAAGTTTTAGCCCACATTAGTCCTACCCACTTTATATCAAAAAGGGAGACATTCTGCCAGAGTGAAAGTAAATATCATGATTAAATCAGTTAGAAAATGATTGAGGACTTGGGTTCCCTGGGACTTGAGTGAGTGGTCTCAGGTGAACAAGCACCGACACCCAGCACTTAAACTATCTTACCTATAGAACTCAACACAGAAGCTGCCGTCAGAAATCAGTGGTGCTCCTAAAACCAGCACATAACACACAGCACATCAACATAGTCCTAGATCCTCAAACTATTTACGCCAGTCTAATGTAAAGcaaaacagtaataaaaaagaTCTCATATTAGGCTTTTAAGTTATCATCACTGGACCTTATTTTAATCAAGAGATGAGTTTCAGATTCATTGGAGAATGTATGACACTACAATTAATACTGCTCAGTTACTGCCATGAACAATGGCTCCAAATAAATCCAAGTATCCTgcacagagctgttttggcatctTTTAGCATATAACTAATAGAACTTTGTCAATTAAAATAGCCACTCAGTGTAGATTAAACCCTAAATAGTTCTAAGTTTGTCTTTAGTGAAAGCTTACCCAGGCTGGAATATGGACATGTTCTGAGGTGAGAGGCAGCAGTGTGATATTAATGATGCATGAGCTGAGATGTGACAAGGTAACGATATGAAATAGGTGATGAAATCCTGATGCTTTACCCATCATTGTACTGCTCGTTGGCGGCTTCCTCTGCCACCAAAATATCGTACTCCTCTGCAGCATATCGCTCCCAGTCAGAAAACTCCTGTCCCAAACTCTCAGCATCCTGGAAGGACtgtttataataaacaaattattataaTGCCTTGTCCAAACATAAAAAGGATGTAAAGACTGGTCATTACCTTTGCTACCATGAATGGATCCCTCTGCTCATGATCCAGATATTTCTCAATATTGAAGAAAGTGTCAAAAAATATATGAGCTAGCTTGCATCTCTTCAAGTCCCGGAGGGTGATCTTCCCTAAACggaatataaacaaatatcaaTATTAACTCATTTTTCTACATGCTCCAGTCAACAATCAATATATTCAGTGCATTCACCACCATCTTAATTTAGGAAGCAATACCAAGTTATTTTTGGAGTGCATGTTAATCCAAGGCTATATAGATATCTATAAACCATATTTCAGAATACACAAATACTTGCATAAACAACGCACATACTTGCTCTCTTTATTCAAACAAACGAAGCCTACCCGGTGTCTCAGGCTGGACCAGATCCAGCATTTGGCAGAGACAGTCCTCAAAAGGCAGTGGTTCAATGGCCATGGCCTCCAGCTTCTGACACTGCTCCTTATAGAAGTACTGCAGCTCGTACATGGACAGAACGCCATCGCCATCCACGTCCATACACCGGAACCAGTACTCTATGCTACAGAGCCACGAGTCACAACAATTACTCAGACCATTGAgtaatttatttcttatttcagtccaaaataatatttacaaagCACAAAATGAACCaatataacattatttatttaacaagacTGCAGAAAGTCAGCAGTCGATTTAAAATGCAGTACAATAGAACCATAAAGATAAAAGACAGATAATTTGCTGGTACCTTGTTTCAGTCTTCTTGTCTTCCTCGGAGATAAGAAACCAAACAAAGTCAGCATAACTCAACCGGCCTTCTTTATGAACCTTCCTGTCTCTGTTCATGACAAAAAAACACTAATGAACAACCATTCAAGACACTACTAGGGTCTTATGGATTCAATTTCTGTTCAAATGGCTGTACCTTGTTACAGTTCCTGAGAATATTCTTTCAATCATTCTGTGGGAGATGGctaggatgaaaaaaaaacacacacattatagatACATATGAAACAATTACATTTGCAATACAGTGTCATTTAGACACATTATATGAACTATTTTAACCCTAAAGGACACATGGTTTAAAAGAGGCAGATCAATGTAAGTGGCAGACATGACATCATGCTGCAGGTAATTCACAGTGCAAGGGAATTAATGTCCTATTGATCTTATTCCTCTTCACCAAACGCAGAcctgtgtgatgtggtgaggAATGGAAAAGACATTTGACTTCATAAAGAAACATGAAGGCACTTATGAACCAACTTTTTTTGTAAAGAAGACTGGCCTGCTACCTTGATCATTGTGCCGTGCCATGTCCCTCTGGTCTATGTACAGATCGTGGTCAGTGTCCAGCTCCCAGAATTTACAGTAGATGACATAGAAATGCTCATAGGAAAAGTACTCAGTCAGCTGGTTAACATCGTCCTCCTCTTCCAGTAGTGCCACATTCTGTGAAAATTCAGTGTGACTTGTAAAACGTTTTATACACCAGTTAATAATGTCCTCATCACATGACCCTACTAAAGCATCCCAACCTGAAGAAAACTGCTTCTCCGCAGCTCGGAACATGTTATTTTTCCCGTCCATGATCGGTTGACGTTATAAAATATCCTCTGAATTACCTGTTGGGAAAACAACTCACTGAAAATGAATcttcattataaaaaaatacatgtaaagAATTTAAAATGAGACAAATTCTTTTAAACAGTTATGATGTGTTGCCCTTACTGTGGTAATGTAGCGTGAGTGAAAGTCTGAGGCCTCCTTCAGAAAAGCAAGGCTTGCATGCGAATCCACCACATCCTTAAACAAAAGAGATGAGGCTTTCACAATTCTTCTCAGATACCAATATCACA
This DNA window, taken from Hemibagrus wyckioides isolate EC202008001 linkage group LG06, SWU_Hwy_1.0, whole genome shotgun sequence, encodes the following:
- the ppp2r3b gene encoding serine/threonine-protein phosphatase 2A regulatory subunit B'' subunit beta isoform X1, encoding MPSPQGLQPVLKMKVDELFLNWLSEPSIQEMLKDYLRKIKNGDELEFEKGNSHFSENNNIASNCNVTERTSASLSAPCSPPSATLPSGSGSSNRSGPNSRALRRSVSVKKAQLKKEEAVSPALSESIPKFYFPRGRPKANINIDNLISKIEKIFSQFPSERVTIEDMGKVAKACECPLYWKAPLFFASGGDRRGYVSVHKFVAMWRKVLQTCHDDASKFIHLLAKPGCSYLEQEDLIPFLQDVVDSHASLAFLKEASDFHSRYITTVIQRIFYNVNRSWTGKITCSELRRSSFLQNVALLEEEDDVNQLTEYFSYEHFYVIYCKFWELDTDHDLYIDQRDMARHNDQAISHRMIERIFSGTVTRDRKVHKEGRLSYADFVWFLISEEDKKTETSIEYWFRCMDVDGDGVLSMYELQYFYKEQCQKLEAMAIEPLPFEDCLCQMLDLVQPETPGKITLRDLKRCKLAHIFFDTFFNIEKYLDHEQRDPFMVAKSFQDAESLGQEFSDWERYAAEEYDILVAEEAANEQYNDGYENPLVPIDCISSEFDLCSEKRHLFEFANPHCDLDLDKYKYEDDFE
- the ppp2r3b gene encoding serine/threonine-protein phosphatase 2A regulatory subunit B'' subunit beta isoform X4, producing MGKVAKACECPLYWKAPLFFASGGDRRGYVSVHKFVAMWRKVLQTCHDDASKFIHLLAKPGCSYLEQEDLIPFLQDVVDSHASLAFLKEASDFHSRYITTVIQRIFYNVNRSWTGKITCSELRRSSFLQNVALLEEEDDVNQLTEYFSYEHFYVIYCKFWELDTDHDLYIDQRDMARHNDQAISHRMIERIFSGTVTRDRKVHKEGRLSYADFVWFLISEEDKKTETSIEYWFRCMDVDGDGVLSMYELQYFYKEQCQKLEAMAIEPLPFEDCLCQMLDLVQPETPGKITLRDLKRCKLAHIFFDTFFNIEKYLDHEQRDPFMVAKSFQDAESLGQEFSDWERYAAEEYDILVAEEAANEQYNDGYENPLVPIDCISSEFDLCSEKRHLFEFANPHCDLDLDKYKYEDDFE
- the ppp2r3b gene encoding serine/threonine-protein phosphatase 2A regulatory subunit B'' subunit beta isoform X2; amino-acid sequence: MPSPQGLQPVLKMKVDELFLNWLSEPSIQEMLKDYLRKIKNGDELEFEKGNSHFSENNNIASNCNVTERTSASLSAPCSPPSATLPSGSGSSNRSGPNSRALRRSVSVKKAQLKKEEAVSPALSESIPKFYFPRGRPKANINIDNLISKIEKIFSQFPSERVTIEDMGKVAKACECPLYWKAPLFFASGGDRRGYVSVHKFVAMWRKVLQTCHDDASKFIHLLAKPGCSYLEQEDLIPFLQDVVDSHASLAFLKEASDFHSRYITTVIQRIFYNVNRSWTGKITCSELRRSSFLQNVALLEEEDDVNQLTEYFSYEHFYVIYCKFWELDTDHDLYIDQRDMARHNDQAISHRMIERIFSGTVTRDRKVHKEGRLSYADFVWFLISEEDKKTETSIEYWFRCMDVDGDGVLSMYELQYFYKEQCQKLEAMAIEPLPFEDCLCQMLDLVQPETPGKITLRDLKRCKLAHIFFDTFFNIEKYLDHEQRDPFMVAKSFQDAESLGQEFSDWERYAAEEYDILVAEEAANEQYNDGSTTDF
- the ppp2r3b gene encoding serine/threonine-protein phosphatase 2A regulatory subunit B'' subunit beta isoform X3, producing the protein MRMKELSLRQDPDLRKELALLARGCDFVLPSRFKKRLRAFQQGQAQLKKEEAVSPALSESIPKFYFPRGRPKANINIDNLISKIEKIFSQFPSERVTIEDMGKVAKACECPLYWKAPLFFASGGDRRGYVSVHKFVAMWRKVLQTCHDDASKFIHLLAKPGCSYLEQEDLIPFLQDVVDSHASLAFLKEASDFHSRYITTVIQRIFYNVNRSWTGKITCSELRRSSFLQNVALLEEEDDVNQLTEYFSYEHFYVIYCKFWELDTDHDLYIDQRDMARHNDQAISHRMIERIFSGTVTRDRKVHKEGRLSYADFVWFLISEEDKKTETSIEYWFRCMDVDGDGVLSMYELQYFYKEQCQKLEAMAIEPLPFEDCLCQMLDLVQPETPGKITLRDLKRCKLAHIFFDTFFNIEKYLDHEQRDPFMVAKSFQDAESLGQEFSDWERYAAEEYDILVAEEAANEQYNDGYENPLVPIDCISSEFDLCSEKRHLFEFANPHCDLDLDKYKYEDDFE